A genomic region of Streptomyces sp. NBC_00247 contains the following coding sequences:
- a CDS encoding helix-turn-helix transcriptional regulator, giving the protein MTDHTKKDVTAEVREFLSTRRARITPEQAGLPVYGGNRRVAGLRREEVAMLAGMSVDYYVRLERGNLAGASDSVLEALAHALQLNEAERTHLYDLARSATPSGRRAAVTSSRVRPTVVRLLDSMTGVPAFVRNARFDVMAANTLGRALYAPLFDSPLFAQRGPVNSARFMFLDPAGQDFWVDWDKGADDAVAFLRTETGRAPHDKALTDLIGELTTRSDDFARKWARHDVKFHRSGVKNLHHPLVGDLALPYEAMELPSDPGLRLNFYTPEPDSPEREALDVLASWTTTGRAAPSSND; this is encoded by the coding sequence ATGACCGACCACACCAAGAAGGACGTCACCGCCGAGGTGCGGGAGTTCCTCAGCACCCGGCGGGCCAGGATCACCCCCGAGCAGGCCGGGCTGCCGGTCTACGGCGGCAACCGCCGGGTCGCGGGCCTGCGCCGCGAAGAGGTGGCCATGCTGGCAGGCATGAGCGTGGACTACTACGTCCGCCTGGAGCGCGGCAACCTCGCCGGCGCCTCGGACTCGGTCCTCGAAGCCCTCGCACACGCCCTACAGCTCAACGAGGCCGAACGCACCCACCTGTACGACCTCGCCCGATCCGCGACCCCGTCCGGCAGGCGAGCGGCAGTGACCTCGTCGCGCGTCCGGCCGACGGTCGTGCGCCTGCTCGACTCGATGACCGGCGTGCCGGCGTTCGTCCGCAACGCCCGCTTCGACGTCATGGCCGCCAACACCCTGGGCCGGGCGCTGTACGCGCCGCTGTTCGACTCGCCGCTGTTCGCGCAACGCGGGCCGGTCAACAGCGCCCGCTTCATGTTTCTCGACCCTGCCGGCCAGGACTTCTGGGTCGACTGGGACAAGGGCGCCGACGATGCCGTCGCCTTTTTGCGCACCGAGACGGGCCGCGCGCCGCACGACAAGGCCCTCACCGACCTGATCGGAGAACTCACCACCCGCAGCGACGACTTCGCCCGCAAATGGGCACGCCACGACGTGAAGTTCCACCGCTCCGGTGTGAAGAACCTCCACCACCCACTCGTCGGCGACCTCGCTCTGCCCTACGAGGCCATGGAACTGCCCTCCGACCCGGGACTGCGCCTCAACTTCTACACACCCGAGCCGGACTCCCCGGAACGAGAGGCCCTGGACGTGCTCGCCAGCTGGACGACCACAGGCAGGGCCGCCCCCTCCAGCAATGACTAA
- a CDS encoding aldo/keto reductase — translation MRYRPLGRTGVQVSPLCLGAMMFGPWGNEDEADAIRIIHRALDAGINFVDTADVYSAGVSEEIVGKALHGRREDVFLATKFFMPMDADDPNQRGGSRRWIIREVENSLRRLGTDHIDLYQVHRPSPDTDVAETLGALTDLVRQGKVRYIGSSSYCGSQIVEAQWTARERNLERFVTEQPPYSILVRGIEEDVLPTVRRHSMGTLTYSPLSGGWLSGRYREHATGGPASAARPQARFDMGTPANLRKLEAVEQLAVLAEKAGLSLIELAVAFVINHPGVTSAIIGPRTMEQLETFLPAADVTLSADILDAIDEIVAPGVTVNPVDNSYGDFELRADQRRR, via the coding sequence ATGCGCTACCGACCGCTGGGCCGTACCGGCGTCCAGGTCAGCCCGCTGTGCCTGGGCGCGATGATGTTCGGCCCCTGGGGCAACGAGGACGAGGCCGATGCGATCCGCATCATTCACCGGGCGCTCGACGCGGGGATCAACTTCGTCGACACCGCGGACGTGTACTCCGCCGGCGTCTCGGAGGAGATCGTCGGCAAGGCGCTCCATGGCCGCCGCGAGGACGTCTTCCTGGCCACCAAGTTCTTCATGCCCATGGACGCGGACGACCCCAACCAGCGGGGCGGCTCCCGGCGCTGGATCATCCGCGAGGTCGAGAACTCCCTGCGGCGGCTCGGCACGGACCACATCGACCTCTACCAGGTCCACCGCCCCAGCCCGGACACCGACGTCGCCGAGACTCTCGGCGCCCTCACCGACCTCGTCCGTCAGGGCAAGGTCCGCTACATCGGCTCCTCCTCCTACTGCGGCTCGCAGATCGTCGAAGCCCAGTGGACCGCGCGCGAGCGGAACCTGGAGCGGTTCGTCACCGAGCAGCCGCCGTACTCCATCCTCGTCCGCGGCATCGAGGAGGACGTACTGCCCACCGTGCGCCGCCACAGCATGGGCACCCTCACCTACAGCCCGCTCTCCGGCGGCTGGCTCTCGGGCCGCTACCGCGAGCACGCGACCGGGGGACCGGCTTCCGCCGCCCGCCCCCAAGCCCGCTTCGACATGGGCACCCCCGCGAACCTGCGCAAGCTGGAGGCCGTCGAACAGCTTGCCGTCCTCGCGGAGAAGGCAGGCCTCTCCCTCATCGAACTCGCCGTCGCGTTCGTCATCAACCATCCCGGCGTCACCTCGGCGATCATCGGACCACGCACCATGGAGCAGCTGGAGACGTTCCTCCCTGCCGCAGATGTCACCTTGTCCGCCGACATCCTCGACGCCATCGACGAGATCGTCGCCCCGGGCGTCACGGTGAACCCGGTCGACAACAGCTACGGAGACTTCGAACTGCGAGCCGACCAGCGGCGCCGCTGA
- a CDS encoding DUF2690 domain-containing protein, producing the protein MLGVTAPAEAFEQAVAAPACKGATCNGKNPHATGCDKDAVTPAGAVARSDGGGPAVQMRYSKKCNAVWARFGSAANANWRGKLEVRNGNPYVFNASPNYAAYTTMVNAGLATRPCVEHYDGVGGSWACTKKWY; encoded by the coding sequence GTGCTGGGCGTGACTGCTCCCGCCGAGGCTTTCGAACAAGCCGTGGCAGCACCCGCCTGCAAAGGGGCAACCTGCAACGGCAAGAACCCTCACGCGACCGGATGTGACAAGGACGCCGTCACCCCCGCAGGGGCGGTAGCCCGGTCGGACGGCGGCGGGCCGGCCGTTCAGATGCGGTACTCGAAGAAGTGCAACGCCGTGTGGGCGCGGTTCGGATCCGCTGCGAACGCCAACTGGAGGGGCAAGCTGGAAGTCAGGAATGGCAACCCGTATGTGTTCAACGCGTCTCCGAATTACGCGGCTTACACCACGATGGTGAACGCCGGCCTCGCCACCCGCCCTTGTGTGGAGCACTACGACGGCGTCGGCGGCAGTTGGGCGTGCACGAAGAAGTGGTACTAG
- a CDS encoding sensor histidine kinase: MGWVLTICAIGSAFITVRPIGLSGRSLVVAVLIVVNSVALLARHLPEHRVPPRVTLVRLILGIVAAAALMAVSRDGSSYLFAFFLVGHAGYRLPLKPAVALAAFCSLLCGGVLYLRIGPGHHLLPWAVGLATGTPVVLGIINRSRRRAVQAVIEAAESAERAARAEAQAAVLTERGRIARDVHDVLAHSLAGINMQLELADALIATGDLEKIREANQKAHSMVKESLKQAQWTVHALREDSLPLVGSLTAMLDSSGHRDALTLTGTERDVPSQVTQNLLRIAQESLTNAVRHAPGGEVHVELTFEAASTTLRIRNSAATRAVRAGVGSGMGLIGMRERAALLGGTITAGPVTEGPDEGGWQVEAVLPG, encoded by the coding sequence GTGGGCTGGGTCCTGACCATCTGCGCCATCGGTTCCGCGTTCATCACGGTGCGGCCGATCGGGCTCAGCGGCCGGAGCCTCGTGGTCGCCGTGCTCATCGTCGTCAACTCCGTCGCTCTCCTCGCCCGGCACCTGCCCGAGCACAGGGTCCCGCCCCGCGTCACCCTGGTCCGGCTGATCCTCGGCATCGTCGCCGCGGCCGCCCTGATGGCCGTCAGCCGGGACGGATCGAGCTACCTCTTCGCGTTCTTCCTCGTCGGCCACGCCGGATACCGGCTGCCGCTCAAGCCGGCCGTGGCCCTCGCGGCGTTCTGCAGCCTGCTGTGCGGCGGGGTCCTGTACTTGCGCATCGGCCCCGGCCACCACCTGCTGCCCTGGGCGGTCGGTCTGGCCACCGGCACCCCGGTGGTCCTCGGCATCATCAACCGCAGCCGCCGGCGCGCCGTCCAGGCGGTGATCGAGGCCGCGGAGTCCGCCGAGCGGGCTGCGCGCGCCGAGGCCCAGGCCGCCGTTCTCACCGAGCGGGGGCGGATCGCCCGCGACGTGCACGACGTCCTGGCCCACTCCCTCGCGGGCATCAACATGCAGCTGGAACTGGCGGACGCCCTGATCGCGACCGGTGACCTGGAGAAGATCCGCGAGGCGAACCAGAAGGCGCACAGCATGGTCAAGGAGAGTCTGAAGCAGGCCCAGTGGACCGTGCACGCGCTCCGGGAGGACTCCCTGCCGCTGGTGGGCAGCCTGACCGCGATGCTCGACTCTTCCGGCCACCGAGACGCCCTCACCCTCACCGGCACCGAGCGCGACGTACCGTCCCAGGTCACGCAGAACCTGCTGCGGATCGCACAGGAGTCGCTGACCAACGCCGTCCGGCACGCGCCCGGCGGCGAGGTGCACGTGGAGCTGACGTTCGAGGCCGCATCGACGACACTGAGGATCCGTAACAGCGCGGCCACCCGTGCGGTGCGCGCGGGCGTCGGCAGCGGAATGGGGCTGATCGGCATGCGGGAGCGGGCCGCCCTGCTGGGTGGCACGATCACTGCGGGCCCGGTCACCGAAGGACCGGACGAAGGCGGCTGGCAAGTGGAGGCAGTGCTACCGGGATGA
- a CDS encoding response regulator transcription factor, translating to MSEPTRNSQRLRVVVADDQAAVREPLAAVLGMAEDIAVVATAADGAEVLAAVAAGPVDVVLMDLRMPVMDGTEATRRLTEEHPEVAVVILTTFADDDSILAALSAGAIGYLTKNAGRQDITRAIRAAAAGQSVLDREVQNRLLQTVRTKPPASAQPLPLDITPREREVLTLIGQGLPNRAIAEKLFISEATVKTHINNLFAKADIKDRADAVRRALGAGLA from the coding sequence ATGAGTGAACCGACGCGAAATTCTCAGCGGCTGCGTGTGGTCGTGGCCGACGACCAGGCTGCCGTACGGGAGCCGCTGGCCGCGGTCCTCGGTATGGCCGAGGACATCGCCGTCGTCGCCACGGCCGCCGACGGCGCCGAAGTACTCGCCGCAGTCGCCGCAGGCCCGGTCGACGTGGTCCTGATGGACCTGCGGATGCCGGTGATGGACGGCACCGAGGCGACCCGGCGGCTCACCGAGGAGCACCCCGAGGTCGCCGTGGTCATCCTGACCACGTTCGCCGACGACGACTCCATCCTGGCCGCGCTGAGCGCCGGGGCCATCGGCTACCTCACCAAGAACGCGGGACGCCAGGACATCACCCGCGCCATTCGCGCCGCCGCCGCCGGGCAGTCCGTCCTCGACCGCGAAGTCCAGAACCGCCTTCTGCAGACGGTCCGCACCAAGCCCCCGGCCTCCGCACAGCCGCTGCCCCTCGACATCACCCCGCGCGAGCGCGAGGTCCTCACCCTGATCGGCCAGGGCCTGCCCAACCGTGCCATCGCCGAGAAGCTCTTCATCAGCGAGGCCACGGTGAAGACGCACATCAACAACCTCTTCGCCAAAGCGGACATCAAGGACCGCGCCGACGCCGTGCGCCGCGCCCTCGGGGCGGGCCTGGCCTGA
- a CDS encoding helicase associated domain-containing protein, translating into MVWTVADAGFWRNLTAARTYHATTGTLAAPRATVVEGVAVRQWLANLRKSGGLGTDADRATERRRALDATDPDWCPPWPIDWQRHYAATRTLLAEKANPADIPPGVSVHDCDVGPGSPPNGSPTPGQR; encoded by the coding sequence ATGGTCTGGACCGTCGCGGACGCCGGATTCTGGAGAAACCTCACCGCCGCCCGTACCTACCACGCCACGACCGGCACCCTCGCCGCCCCGAGAGCCACAGTGGTCGAGGGGGTCGCGGTGCGCCAGTGGCTCGCCAACCTCCGCAAGTCCGGCGGCCTCGGCACCGACGCGGACCGCGCCACCGAACGGCGCCGGGCACTGGACGCGACCGACCCGGACTGGTGCCCGCCCTGGCCGATCGACTGGCAGCGCCACTACGCCGCCACCCGCACCCTCCTCGCCGAGAAAGCCAACCCCGCCGACATCCCGCCCGGCGTCAGCGTCCACGACTGCGACGTCGGACCTGGGTCACCACCCAACGGAAGCCCCACGCCTGGGCAACGCTGA
- a CDS encoding MFS transporter codes for MNVRRTGTVDQIDSPLPPSRSPRSLREAWTALAGLSAVFLFEMLDNSILNVALPTIGRRLSASTAELQWITGVYAVVFGGLMLAFGALADRVGRRKIMLVGLVLLGAASLATAFAGTAEQLIAVRAAMGVAAAMTTPGSLALAFGLFDEDALRVRATTLISTVGLVGLAIGPTVGGFVLAFAPWQALLLVNVPIAALAFLGIRRGIPADRKDELHRDPVDGPGALFGTVAIVSALAAPTLFVDAGAASLLPWLTTAVSVVMAVLFVVRARRTRYPLLDLALVARPLVSSGLAFKGASGLAVAGLGYLVTLQLQLDWGWTPAQAALGMLPQVVVLIAGGALIGPLLKRAGFDKAAWLGAGSVVCGLAVYALLGRFGYAWVAFALVLVAAGMRVVGVVAGTNVMRGLPADRTTIGAALIDTSGEVATGIGIAVSGTILAALFTGDIATSNWSADQTAEFGAAVTLAGLLLTAVAAAVVGWGIARARRGMDTTTQSPAPDPDGERKEAAGGRRNP; via the coding sequence GTGAATGTCCGACGTACGGGAACGGTCGACCAGATCGACAGCCCTCTCCCACCCTCCCGTTCGCCTCGTTCCCTGCGGGAAGCATGGACAGCCCTCGCCGGGCTGTCAGCGGTGTTCCTGTTCGAGATGCTCGACAACTCGATCCTCAACGTCGCACTGCCGACCATCGGCCGCCGGCTCTCGGCCTCGACGGCAGAGTTGCAGTGGATCACAGGCGTGTACGCCGTCGTCTTCGGCGGACTGATGCTGGCCTTCGGCGCGCTGGCCGACCGGGTCGGCCGCCGCAAGATCATGCTGGTCGGGCTGGTGCTGCTGGGTGCGGCGAGCCTGGCGACCGCTTTCGCCGGCACGGCGGAGCAGCTCATCGCGGTCCGCGCGGCAATGGGTGTCGCGGCTGCGATGACGACGCCTGGCTCCCTCGCCCTGGCGTTCGGGCTGTTCGACGAGGACGCGCTCCGCGTCCGTGCGACGACGCTGATCTCGACCGTGGGTCTGGTCGGACTCGCGATCGGGCCCACGGTCGGCGGCTTCGTGCTCGCGTTCGCTCCGTGGCAGGCGCTGCTGCTGGTGAACGTGCCGATCGCCGCGCTCGCCTTCCTCGGCATCCGGCGCGGCATCCCCGCCGACCGGAAGGACGAGCTGCACCGCGACCCCGTCGACGGGCCCGGTGCCCTGTTCGGCACGGTTGCGATCGTGTCCGCACTGGCCGCACCGACGCTGTTCGTCGACGCGGGCGCCGCATCGCTTCTGCCCTGGCTGACCACGGCAGTATCCGTCGTGATGGCCGTGCTGTTCGTCGTCCGCGCGCGCCGCACCCGCTATCCGCTGCTCGACCTCGCACTCGTCGCCCGCCCGCTCGTGTCCAGCGGGCTGGCGTTCAAGGGCGCATCGGGCCTCGCGGTCGCCGGCCTCGGATACCTCGTGACCCTCCAGCTCCAGCTCGACTGGGGCTGGACGCCAGCTCAAGCGGCCCTGGGAATGCTGCCCCAGGTCGTCGTCCTCATCGCCGGCGGTGCTCTCATCGGGCCGCTGCTCAAGCGTGCGGGCTTCGACAAAGCCGCCTGGCTCGGCGCCGGATCCGTCGTGTGCGGGCTCGCCGTCTACGCACTGCTGGGCCGCTTCGGGTACGCGTGGGTCGCCTTCGCGCTCGTGCTCGTCGCCGCCGGGATGCGCGTGGTGGGTGTCGTCGCCGGTACCAACGTGATGCGTGGCCTACCGGCCGACCGCACCACCATCGGAGCGGCTCTGATCGACACCTCCGGCGAAGTCGCCACGGGAATCGGCATCGCCGTCAGCGGGACCATCCTTGCAGCGCTCTTCACCGGCGACATCGCCACGTCGAACTGGAGCGCTGACCAGACCGCGGAGTTCGGCGCCGCTGTCACCCTGGCCGGCCTCCTGCTCACGGCCGTGGCTGCGGCAGTGGTTGGCTGGGGCATCGCCCGCGCACGTCGCGGCATGGACACCACGACACAATCACCCGCACCCGATCCGGACGGCGAGAGGAAGGAAGCAGCCGGCGGGCGACGGAACCCGTAG
- the tap gene encoding telomere-associated protein Tap: MASEEELFASVDALLAEEPQLPPPAERARLREAAGITQARLAVALKTSTQSIKNYENGRSEPKSPRLEAYQRLLNGWAAKYPVLAIPAAAAPAVAPQAQPVPETFTAAAVPEAPEPETVAPAPAPAASAASAAPERPAARPATSSHRPAAKKAAAAKPAMDPRFPNGPLAVLDEHGSAYGLDDLVLHCPATTIVELVEWTLRESGLGAPKLHRNGKDSDPLIVLTAGAAVKFGLPERLEDRRGLRLEEGHPVVKQVLKAKWQLTKRGFGPWARIYRTAQGRDRQCVQLAILPWDALDTRSWPGVADMEPADIAQVLGLFAQRVITPRGSTAVSGLELMTALRPPTKAVRDEETGNWVSGPNPGSLGTKPMDPAPPEGQVEHPAVHRIGWKGGFLKEEAYQWVRPVETLTYDECLLPYAVGLDLNTAFLAAAARLTVGLSEPVHFVGPTFNPKIPGSWLVDLSHVDIDPRLPSPFTPTGERPTGPAWYQTHTVAYAQELGYNVEPLEAYLRRETGAYLDPWHDRLKTAYLDTLAGMGVTKDLTDAEFLAAMERHKRVDPVLTAVLAGIKGAVKGGIGKLFENPQGKGHRDGEPWPAMMRPTWRPDIRAAVIAKSRVNMHRKLANMAKMTGMYPLAVLSDCVVYPTPSASPLDFLPYAASGKPQPGAFRLGPTPGLAKLEGVQEMVWAVDLMEKGLNPARHIKGGDAVLDEGE; the protein is encoded by the coding sequence ATGGCATCCGAGGAAGAGTTGTTCGCGTCGGTGGACGCGCTGCTGGCGGAGGAGCCGCAGCTGCCGCCTCCGGCGGAGCGGGCCCGGCTGCGTGAGGCTGCAGGTATCACGCAGGCCCGGCTCGCGGTCGCGCTGAAGACGTCGACGCAGTCCATCAAGAACTACGAGAACGGCCGTTCCGAGCCGAAGTCGCCGCGTCTGGAGGCGTACCAGCGGCTGCTGAACGGGTGGGCGGCGAAGTACCCCGTCCTCGCCATCCCCGCCGCTGCCGCCCCGGCCGTCGCGCCGCAGGCTCAGCCGGTGCCGGAGACGTTCACCGCCGCGGCCGTGCCCGAGGCGCCCGAGCCGGAGACCGTCGCGCCGGCCCCGGCGCCCGCCGCCTCGGCCGCCTCGGCCGCACCGGAGCGACCGGCTGCCCGTCCGGCGACCTCGTCGCACCGCCCTGCCGCGAAGAAGGCCGCAGCCGCGAAGCCCGCGATGGACCCGCGCTTTCCGAACGGGCCGCTCGCGGTGCTGGACGAGCACGGCTCCGCGTACGGCCTCGACGACCTGGTGCTCCACTGCCCGGCGACCACGATCGTGGAGCTCGTGGAGTGGACGCTTCGCGAGTCCGGCCTCGGCGCGCCGAAGCTGCACCGCAACGGCAAGGACTCCGACCCGCTGATCGTGCTCACCGCCGGGGCCGCGGTGAAGTTCGGGCTGCCCGAGCGCCTGGAGGACCGCCGCGGGCTGCGCCTGGAAGAGGGCCACCCGGTCGTCAAGCAGGTCCTGAAGGCGAAGTGGCAGCTCACGAAGCGCGGCTTCGGCCCCTGGGCTCGGATCTACCGCACGGCGCAGGGCCGCGACCGGCAGTGCGTGCAGCTCGCGATCCTGCCCTGGGACGCCCTCGACACCCGGTCCTGGCCCGGAGTGGCCGACATGGAGCCGGCCGACATCGCCCAGGTCCTCGGGCTTTTCGCCCAGCGGGTCATCACCCCGCGCGGCAGCACCGCCGTCTCCGGCCTGGAACTGATGACCGCGCTGCGCCCGCCGACGAAGGCCGTGCGGGACGAGGAGACCGGCAACTGGGTGTCCGGCCCCAACCCCGGGTCGCTGGGGACAAAGCCGATGGACCCGGCGCCGCCGGAGGGCCAGGTCGAGCACCCGGCCGTCCACCGCATCGGGTGGAAGGGCGGCTTCCTCAAGGAGGAGGCGTACCAGTGGGTCCGGCCGGTGGAGACCCTCACGTACGACGAGTGCCTGCTCCCGTACGCGGTGGGCCTCGACCTGAACACCGCGTTCCTCGCGGCCGCGGCCCGGCTCACGGTCGGCCTGTCGGAACCCGTCCACTTCGTCGGCCCGACGTTCAACCCGAAGATCCCCGGGTCGTGGCTGGTTGACCTGTCCCACGTGGACATCGACCCGCGCCTGCCCTCGCCGTTCACCCCGACCGGCGAACGCCCGACGGGACCGGCCTGGTACCAGACGCACACCGTCGCCTACGCCCAGGAGCTCGGCTACAACGTCGAACCACTGGAGGCGTACCTGCGACGGGAGACCGGCGCGTACCTGGACCCGTGGCACGACCGGCTCAAGACCGCGTACCTGGACACCCTCGCCGGCATGGGCGTCACCAAGGACCTCACCGACGCCGAGTTCCTCGCGGCGATGGAGCGGCACAAACGGGTCGACCCGGTGCTGACCGCTGTGCTCGCCGGGATCAAGGGAGCGGTGAAGGGCGGCATCGGCAAGCTGTTCGAGAACCCGCAAGGCAAGGGACACAGGGACGGCGAGCCATGGCCGGCCATGATGCGCCCGACCTGGCGCCCCGACATCCGGGCCGCCGTCATCGCGAAGTCCCGGGTCAACATGCACCGCAAGCTCGCGAACATGGCGAAGATGACCGGCATGTACCCGCTCGCGGTGCTGTCCGACTGCGTCGTCTACCCGACCCCCAGCGCCAGCCCGCTCGACTTCCTCCCCTACGCGGCCTCCGGGAAGCCGCAGCCCGGCGCCTTCCGCCTCGGCCCCACCCCGGGCCTCGCGAAGCTCGAAGGCGTCCAGGAGATGGTCTGGGCCGTCGACCTGATGGAGAAGGGCCTCAACCCGGCCCGCCACATCAAGGGCGGCGACGCCGTCCTGGACGAAGGAGAGTAG
- the tpg gene encoding telomere-protecting terminal protein Tpg: MGEIDDAIERADREHFTRQPPKTLKGQIRYLLRRLGSAKAVAAELGVTADSVNRYRRGARKHPRADVASKIDDAVRARWQPQVRKRRQKQAAATGITVETRARFGYKSSAGSTDDGRFRRLTVKLPAAYAQRLFDARDTGSSDQQMRDIIAEGFKEVYFQDGGARALGLSDVEINDIDYLDLEY, encoded by the coding sequence GTGGGCGAGATCGACGACGCGATCGAGCGCGCCGACCGCGAGCACTTCACCCGCCAGCCGCCCAAGACCCTCAAGGGCCAGATCCGCTACCTGCTGCGCCGGCTGGGCAGCGCCAAGGCCGTCGCGGCGGAACTCGGCGTCACCGCCGACTCCGTCAACCGCTACCGGCGCGGGGCCCGCAAGCACCCCCGCGCCGACGTCGCCTCCAAAATCGACGACGCCGTACGAGCCCGGTGGCAGCCCCAGGTCCGCAAACGCCGGCAGAAGCAGGCCGCCGCCACCGGTATCACCGTGGAAACCCGCGCCCGGTTCGGCTACAAGTCGTCCGCCGGATCGACCGACGACGGCCGGTTCCGCCGCCTCACCGTCAAGCTCCCCGCGGCCTACGCCCAGCGCCTCTTCGACGCCCGCGACACAGGATCCAGCGACCAGCAGATGCGCGACATCATCGCCGAAGGATTCAAGGAAGTGTATTTCCAGGACGGTGGTGCCCGGGCTCTGGGACTGTCGGACGTGGAAATCAACGACATCGATTACCTCGACCTCGAATACTGA
- a CDS encoding nucleotidyltransferase domain-containing protein, with product MTRTRTRTTTPNGSRTGRPPTTDIWIGGGRGINALVGEPIRKHRDLDLAHRNDQEPGVIAAFSQAGFAGTVEGRAVRFVVTDPGGREIDLRPLLFAADGSASLDPGPSGVGCGRTSTRRAGNIAEPPDMDGWTWG from the coding sequence ATGACCCGTACCCGGACCCGCACAACGACGCCGAACGGGTCGCGAACCGGCAGGCCGCCGACGACGGACATCTGGATCGGTGGCGGCCGGGGCATCAATGCCCTCGTCGGTGAGCCGATCCGCAAGCACCGCGACCTGGACCTGGCGCACCGCAATGACCAGGAGCCAGGGGTGATCGCGGCCTTTTCCCAAGCTGGATTCGCCGGGACTGTGGAGGGGCGAGCGGTGCGGTTCGTGGTCACCGACCCCGGTGGTCGGGAGATCGATCTGCGCCCGCTGCTCTTCGCCGCCGACGGGTCCGCCTCGCTCGATCCGGGCCCGAGCGGGGTGGGGTGTGGCAGAACCTCCACCCGGCGTGCCGGCAACATCGCGGAACCCCCGGACATGGACGGCTGGACCTGGGGCTGA
- a CDS encoding tautomerase family protein, with amino-acid sequence MPFANFKVPEKTLTPKQKEQIVTRTTELYVELYGERARNNTMVLVEEVADGGWGISGNVLTLAMLDEATPTDTHAA; translated from the coding sequence ATGCCTTTCGCGAACTTCAAGGTCCCCGAGAAGACCCTCACCCCGAAGCAGAAGGAGCAGATCGTCACCCGCACCACCGAGCTGTACGTCGAGCTCTACGGCGAGCGCGCCCGCAACAACACCATGGTGCTGGTCGAAGAGGTCGCCGACGGCGGCTGGGGCATCTCCGGCAACGTCCTGACCCTCGCCATGCTCGACGAGGCGACACCGACCGACACCCACGCCGCCTGA
- a CDS encoding SDR family oxidoreductase has protein sequence MPTPTSLDGAAAPAQTSSSPRVAIVTGGSRGIGRRTVGRLAADGYAVVVGYAGSQDGAVAAVKEAVGSGGRAIAVRADVADAPAVAALFDAAEAEFGGVDVVVHAAGRMHLAPIAELDLAVLDDLHRTNIRGAFVVVQQAARRVRPGGAIVTFSTSVVGLAFPGYGAYAAGKSAVEALTLILARELRGRNVTANTVAPGPTATDLFLDGKDEETIARLAAQPPLERLGTPADIAEVVAFLASPAGHWINGQVIRANGGII, from the coding sequence ATGCCTACCCCCACTTCTCTCGACGGGGCCGCTGCCCCGGCCCAGACTTCCTCCTCACCCCGTGTCGCGATCGTCACCGGTGGCTCGCGCGGCATCGGCCGCCGGACCGTCGGTCGGCTGGCCGCCGACGGGTACGCCGTCGTGGTCGGCTACGCAGGCAGCCAGGACGGGGCCGTAGCCGCAGTGAAGGAGGCCGTCGGCAGCGGTGGCCGGGCGATCGCCGTGCGCGCGGACGTCGCCGACGCACCCGCGGTCGCGGCCTTGTTCGACGCGGCCGAAGCAGAGTTCGGCGGCGTCGACGTCGTCGTGCACGCGGCCGGGCGGATGCACCTGGCGCCGATCGCCGAACTGGACCTGGCCGTCCTGGACGACCTGCACCGCACGAACATCCGCGGCGCGTTCGTCGTCGTCCAGCAAGCCGCCCGGCGGGTGCGTCCCGGCGGCGCGATCGTGACGTTCTCGACGTCGGTCGTGGGGTTGGCCTTCCCGGGCTATGGCGCGTACGCCGCCGGCAAGAGCGCGGTCGAGGCGCTGACGCTGATCCTGGCCCGGGAACTGCGGGGCCGGAACGTCACCGCCAACACCGTCGCGCCCGGCCCCACGGCCACCGACCTGTTCCTGGACGGCAAGGACGAGGAAACCATCGCCCGCCTGGCCGCCCAGCCCCCGCTGGAGCGCCTCGGCACCCCGGCCGACATCGCCGAGGTCGTCGCCTTCCTGGCCTCCCCGGCCGGCCACTGGATCAACGGTCAGGTCATCCGCGCCAACGGCGGAATCATCTGA